One Neosynechococcus sphagnicola sy1 DNA window includes the following coding sequences:
- the cas4 gene encoding CRISPR-associated protein Cas4, translating into MENYLPLAYLNAWEYCPRRFYLEYVLGEMADNEHIILGRYLHRNIDEEGTIQEGDTRIHRHQWVWSDRHQVTGIIDAVEERAGQLIPIEYKKGRMGNHLNDHFQLCAAGLCLEERTGKAIAYGEIFYHANRRRQKVEFTPQLKTATEQAIQAAHQAVHQVMPAPIEHPKKCQACSLQGICLPLEVKQLRRQETEV; encoded by the coding sequence CTACCTGGAATATGTGTTGGGAGAAATGGCAGACAACGAACATATCATCCTGGGTCGCTATCTACATCGCAATATTGATGAAGAAGGCACCATTCAGGAAGGTGATACCCGGATTCATCGCCATCAGTGGGTGTGGAGCGATCGCCACCAGGTGACTGGCATCATCGACGCCGTAGAAGAACGAGCCGGACAGTTAATCCCGATTGAGTACAAGAAAGGTCGGATGGGCAACCACCTTAACGATCACTTTCAACTCTGCGCCGCTGGGCTGTGTTTGGAAGAACGAACTGGCAAGGCGATCGCCTACGGTGAGATTTTCTACCATGCCAATCGTCGTCGCCAAAAAGTTGAATTTACCCCTCAACTAAAAACTGCTACTGAACAGGCGATCCAAGCCGCTCATCAAGCTGTCCATCAGGTAATGCCTGCACCTATTGAACATCCTAAAAAGTGCCAGGCGTGTAGCCTCCAAGGCATCTGTTTACCCTTAGAAGTCAAGCAATTACGCCGTCAAGAAACAGAGGTATAG
- a CDS encoding CRISPR-associated endonuclease Cas1, with the protein MTQPDAVLNKTYEAFTVSLKQEDGSWQKRAIPAQTLEQVVLMGNPQVTGDAFVYALELGMPIHYSIFHSCEA; encoded by the coding sequence GTGACCCAACCCGATGCGGTACTAAACAAAACCTACGAAGCTTTCACAGTATCACTAAAACAGGAAGATGGTTCCTGGCAGAAACGCGCAATCCCAGCCCAAACACTTGAACAAGTTGTTCTCATGGGCAATCCGCAAGTAACAGGCGATGCCTTTGTCTATGCCCTGGAGCTAGGAATGCCAATCCACTATAGCATTTTTCACTCTTGTGAGGCGTAG